In one Lachnospiraceae bacterium GAM79 genomic region, the following are encoded:
- a CDS encoding TatD family hydrolase — protein MIFETHGHYDDEQFDTDRERLLEEFQRQDIRYVMNIGANIVTSKASVELAHRYDFIYAAIGTHPDDAPELSDAAIEMYRQMAADEKVKAIGEIGLDYFHEDVPKEVQIHWFRKQLELAEELKLPVVIHSRDAAKDTMDIMKEMQGRLCGGVIHCFSYSTEIAREYIKMGYYIGVGGVVTFNNGRKLKEVVEAIPLTSIVLETDSPYLSPVPFRGKRNSALNIPYVAKEIAALKGVTEEEVYDVTFRNSLKLYRMEENMQAEA, from the coding sequence ATGATATTTGAGACACACGGACACTATGATGATGAACAGTTTGATACAGACAGAGAGCGGTTATTAGAGGAATTTCAGAGACAGGATATCCGATATGTAATGAATATAGGGGCTAATATAGTGACCTCAAAGGCATCCGTTGAGCTTGCACACCGATATGATTTTATCTATGCGGCGATCGGAACGCACCCGGATGATGCACCGGAGCTGTCAGATGCGGCGATCGAGATGTATCGGCAGATGGCAGCAGATGAGAAGGTAAAGGCGATCGGAGAGATCGGGCTGGATTATTTCCATGAGGATGTGCCAAAAGAGGTGCAGATCCACTGGTTTCGAAAGCAGTTGGAGCTGGCAGAAGAACTGAAGCTTCCGGTTGTGATCCACAGCAGGGATGCGGCAAAGGATACCATGGATATCATGAAAGAGATGCAGGGAAGACTTTGCGGTGGCGTCATTCACTGTTTTTCATACAGTACAGAGATTGCAAGAGAATATATTAAGATGGGATATTATATCGGCGTTGGCGGTGTAGTGACATTTAACAATGGACGTAAGCTGAAAGAGGTGGTGGAAGCCATTCCGCTTACCAGCATCGTATTAGAAACGGATTCGCCGTATCTGTCACCCGTACCATTCCGTGGAAAACGGAACTCTGCCCTTAATATTCCTTATGTGGCAAAAGAGATCGCAGCATTAAAGGGAGTTACGGAAGAAGAAGTGTATGACGTGACATTCAGAAACAGTCTGAAGCTGTACAGAATGGAAGAAAATATGCAGGCAGAGGCGTAG
- the rsmA gene encoding 16S rRNA (adenine(1518)-N(6)/adenine(1519)-N(6))-dimethyltransferase RsmA has protein sequence MEKLSNPQVTIQTIKKYEFAFQKKFGQNFLIDDHVITKIINAAEITKDDLVLEIGPGIGTMTQYLAESAGKVIAVEIDKNLIPILGETLAEYDNVTIINEDILKLDINRLVEEENDGKPIKVVANLPYYITTPIIMGLFESHVPLQSITVMVQKEVADRMQVGPGSKDYGALSLAVQYYAKPYIAANVPPNCFIPRPGVGSAVIRLTRYEEPPVMVKDESLMFKLIRASFNQRRKTLQNGIANSPELPYSKAQVEKALEKMGLAANVRGESLTLAEFAKLSDTISEE, from the coding sequence ATGGAGAAATTAAGTAACCCGCAGGTTACGATACAGACAATAAAGAAATATGAGTTTGCATTTCAGAAGAAGTTCGGTCAGAATTTTCTGATCGATGACCATGTGATCACAAAGATCATAAATGCAGCGGAGATCACGAAGGATGATCTGGTACTGGAGATCGGACCGGGAATCGGAACGATGACACAGTATCTGGCAGAGTCGGCCGGAAAGGTGATCGCGGTTGAGATCGATAAAAATCTGATCCCGATCCTTGGGGAGACTTTGGCGGAATATGATAATGTAACGATTATTAATGAAGATATATTGAAGTTAGATATCAACCGACTGGTTGAGGAAGAAAACGATGGTAAACCGATCAAGGTCGTTGCCAATCTGCCGTATTATATTACAACTCCGATCATTATGGGCTTATTTGAAAGCCATGTACCATTACAGTCAATTACGGTCATGGTACAAAAGGAAGTAGCAGACCGGATGCAGGTAGGACCGGGATCGAAAGATTACGGTGCGTTGTCACTTGCGGTTCAGTATTATGCAAAACCATATATTGCAGCAAATGTACCGCCAAACTGCTTTATCCCGAGACCGGGTGTAGGATCTGCGGTGATCCGATTGACCAGATATGAGGAGCCGCCGGTGATGGTAAAGGATGAGAGCCTGATGTTCAAGCTGATCCGGGCATCCTTTAACCAGAGAAGAAAGACGTTACAGAACGGAATCGCAAACAGCCCCGAGCTTCCATATTCAAAAGCACAGGTGGAGAAAGCTCTGGAAAAAATGGGACTTGCCGCAAATGTTCGGGGAGAAAGTTTAACGCTGGCAGAATTTGCAAAGTTAAGTGATACTATTTCCGAAGAATAA
- a CDS encoding DUF6128 domain-containing protein, whose protein sequence is MVYWNRFISYIFRYHNYDKCENVGFAKVQKQNEKGKMQVNLKDQVKKEGLYSVYLYRETLADPEEYPEAVPDGMIPAVLYLGKLNMKSGRGEGCFTFDWNNVNQTGRPITAWSGIIIRRMGEEESDIFCSSWTDNTVDYSQAFARREEEAARGIAVTEYDRRRIVSETMAESENMDSESETETMASEVKETAHTDTDNSETVLPESEESPDEKIFSRADEETEKRVTAAEVLETMKEDGRAAELMANREKLPLLPNCPDGENGVIECVKINPNDIGLLNMDNWRLGVNSFLTHGFYSYKYLMLGRVLFDEEDTNGYILGVPGEYSSKEKYLAGIFGFDRFIPVKETRIKTGSFGYWVVDLK, encoded by the coding sequence ATGGTTTACTGGAACAGATTTATATCATATATTTTCAGATATCACAATTATGATAAATGTGAAAATGTTGGATTTGCAAAGGTGCAGAAGCAGAATGAGAAAGGTAAAATGCAGGTGAATCTTAAGGATCAGGTAAAGAAAGAGGGCTTATATTCGGTTTATCTGTATCGTGAGACGCTTGCGGACCCGGAGGAATATCCGGAGGCAGTGCCGGACGGTATGATTCCGGCTGTTCTGTATCTTGGGAAATTGAACATGAAATCCGGCAGGGGAGAAGGCTGCTTTACCTTTGACTGGAATAATGTCAATCAGACCGGACGGCCGATCACAGCGTGGAGCGGCATTATCATAAGGCGGATGGGCGAAGAAGAAAGTGATATTTTCTGTTCTTCATGGACAGATAATACTGTGGACTACAGTCAGGCATTTGCCAGACGGGAGGAAGAAGCTGCCCGCGGAATTGCAGTAACAGAGTATGATCGGAGAAGAATCGTGTCCGAGACGATGGCGGAATCAGAAAACATGGACAGCGAATCTGAGACGGAGACAATGGCTTCAGAGGTGAAAGAAACGGCACATACAGATACAGACAACTCGGAAACCGTTTTGCCGGAATCGGAGGAGTCTCCGGATGAAAAGATATTTTCCCGGGCCGATGAAGAAACGGAGAAACGGGTAACGGCAGCCGAGGTTTTAGAAACAATGAAAGAAGACGGAAGAGCGGCAGAACTGATGGCGAACCGGGAAAAGCTTCCGCTCCTGCCGAATTGTCCGGATGGAGAAAACGGAGTGATCGAGTGTGTAAAGATCAATCCGAACGATATCGGACTGCTGAACATGGATAACTGGCGGTTGGGGGTGAATAGCTTCCTGACACATGGATTTTACAGTTATAAATATCTGATGCTCGGCAGGGTGCTGTTTGATGAAGAAGATACGAACGGATACATATTGGGAGTGCCGGGAGAGTATTCATCCAAAGAGAAGTATCTCGCAGGAATCTTTGGATTTGATCGTTTTATTCCGGTGAAGGAGACAAGGATCAAGACAGGAAGCTTTGGCTACTGGGTGGTGGATCTGAAATAA
- the tadA gene encoding tRNA adenosine(34) deaminase TadA: protein MYEIYMKKAIKLAQKAYVQGDVPIGCVIVKDNKVIARGYNKRNLKKTTLAHAELLAIEQASKKLGDWRLEDCTMYVTLEPCQMCAGAIVQARIPKVVIGCMNKKAGCAGSILNMFDMSAFNHQVETVYGICQEECSSLMKDFFADLRKGVVVGSRQR from the coding sequence ATGTATGAGATTTATATGAAAAAGGCAATTAAGCTGGCGCAGAAAGCTTATGTTCAGGGAGATGTTCCGATCGGTTGTGTGATCGTAAAGGATAATAAGGTGATCGCACGGGGGTATAACAAGAGAAATCTGAAGAAGACAACACTGGCGCATGCAGAACTGCTGGCGATCGAGCAGGCATCAAAGAAACTCGGTGACTGGCGGTTGGAGGATTGTACGATGTATGTGACATTAGAACCGTGTCAGATGTGTGCCGGAGCCATCGTACAGGCAAGGATCCCGAAGGTTGTGATCGGGTGTATGAATAAGAAAGCCGGATGCGCCGGTTCGATCCTTAATATGTTCGATATGTCGGCATTTAATCATCAGGTAGAAACAGTATATGGTATCTGTCAGGAGGAGTGCAGCAGCCTGATGAAGGACTTTTTTGCAGACCTCCGCAAAGGCGTGGTCGTAGGAAGCCGTCAGCGGTAG